In Paractinoplanes brasiliensis, the following proteins share a genomic window:
- a CDS encoding DUF6174 domain-containing protein: protein MLLRKLPWAVALVALAAGCTSSDPSPSPTTPAVASPPAWTEPASYSYVLTRGCDDAKPLGRYQVTVTAGAVSASDRLDATPVTPSADVDLGPATGDSGEEIEAFTLAELLEMAQTATEDGAEVATTYDTTDGHPSKVRIDVGDGPECWTVSDYKAGA from the coding sequence GTGCTGCTCCGAAAGCTCCCGTGGGCCGTGGCGCTGGTGGCGTTGGCCGCCGGGTGCACGTCGTCCGACCCGTCACCGTCCCCCACCACGCCGGCCGTCGCCTCGCCCCCGGCGTGGACAGAGCCCGCCTCATACTCGTACGTGCTGACCCGGGGCTGCGACGACGCCAAGCCGCTCGGCCGCTACCAGGTGACGGTGACCGCCGGGGCAGTCTCCGCATCCGACCGGCTCGACGCCACCCCGGTCACCCCCTCAGCCGATGTCGACCTGGGCCCGGCCACCGGCGACAGCGGGGAGGAGATCGAGGCCTTCACGCTGGCCGAGCTGCTCGAGATGGCGCAGACCGCCACCGAGGACGGGGCCGAGGTCGCCACCACGTACGACACGACCGACGGCCACCCGAGCAAGGTGCGCATCGACGTGGGCGACGGCCCCGAGTGCTGGACGGTCAGCGACTACAAAGCGGGGGCTTGA
- the fabI gene encoding enoyl-ACP reductase FabI, whose translation MSGLLAGKRLLITGVITDASIAFSAAKIAQENGATVVLTGFGRMSLVERIAKRLPEPPPVIELDVTDSEHLAALPDRVREHVDGLDGVLHSIAFGPQSVLGGEFLNAQWEDVAKALHVSTYSYKSLAVACLPLMQAGGSVVGLTFDATKAWPVYDWMGVAKAGLESANRYLALHLGQRGIRSNLVSAGPLRTMAAKSIPGFEQFEEAWADRAPLGWDLHDTSAAGKAICALLSDWFPATTGEVVHVDGGYHALGA comes from the coding sequence GTGTCTGGACTGCTGGCCGGCAAACGGCTGCTCATCACCGGCGTGATCACGGACGCCTCGATCGCGTTCTCGGCGGCCAAGATCGCTCAGGAGAACGGGGCGACCGTCGTGCTGACCGGTTTCGGCCGGATGTCTCTGGTCGAGCGGATCGCGAAGCGTCTCCCGGAGCCCCCGCCGGTGATCGAGCTCGACGTGACCGACTCCGAGCACCTGGCCGCGCTGCCCGACCGGGTGCGTGAGCACGTCGACGGGCTCGACGGGGTGCTGCACTCGATCGCGTTCGGGCCGCAGAGCGTGCTGGGTGGCGAGTTCCTCAACGCCCAGTGGGAGGACGTGGCCAAGGCGCTGCACGTCTCCACGTATTCGTACAAGTCGCTCGCCGTGGCCTGCCTGCCGCTGATGCAGGCGGGCGGCAGCGTGGTCGGGCTGACGTTCGACGCGACCAAGGCGTGGCCGGTCTACGACTGGATGGGCGTGGCCAAGGCGGGCCTCGAGTCGGCCAACCGTTACCTGGCGCTGCACCTGGGCCAGCGGGGCATCCGCAGCAACCTGGTCAGCGCCGGCCCGCTGCGCACGATGGCGGCCAAGTCGATCCCCGGCTTCGAGCAGTTCGAGGAGGCGTGGGCCGACCGGGCGCCGCTGGGCTGGGACCTGCACGACACGTCGGCGGCCGGCAAGGCGATCTGCGCCCTGCTCTCCGACTGGTTCCCGGCCACCACGGGTGAGGTTGTGCACGTCGACGGGGGCTACCACGCGCTGGGGGCTTGA
- a CDS encoding sensor histidine kinase: METIGPVTRRNATGPLRRLFWSREPARPVPYGRFWNYALPLGLLGLSGLGLVAGANLADTRPLNDLMVVLIAAGSVLPVVITLRLPVIAWRLAFLMLFVGSVMADPKESWPWNTVQILGFLVVIGRLAIAESSGLTLWAVAFSLIPVFVYAPYANAWGAAVLLVAIGALGDIVSRRRRTRALLAEKEELTELERAKRAVLEERTRIAREMHDVVAHHMSMIAVRAETAPYRVGELSEPAKAELATIADAAREALTDMRRLLGVLRAEEGEAPLEPQPGLAQLGDLIAGARAAGVEVTYHTSGFSRGAVDNSACAAEPVDNATPALAKTDRVPTLGGGAAELTAYRIVQEALANAARHAPGGAVTLDVDGGPDRLELVIRNKLTGPVAARKGHGLAGMRERAELLGGTLTAAAEDGHFVVRANLPWGEQQ; this comes from the coding sequence GTGGAGACTATCGGCCCGGTGACCCGGCGCAACGCCACGGGGCCGCTCAGGCGCCTGTTCTGGTCACGGGAACCGGCCCGGCCCGTCCCGTACGGCCGGTTCTGGAACTATGCGTTGCCCCTCGGCCTGCTGGGGCTGAGCGGCCTGGGTCTCGTGGCCGGCGCGAACCTGGCCGACACCCGCCCCCTCAACGACCTCATGGTGGTGCTCATCGCCGCCGGGTCGGTGCTGCCCGTCGTGATCACTCTCCGTCTTCCCGTGATCGCGTGGCGGCTCGCCTTCCTCATGCTCTTCGTCGGCTCGGTGATGGCCGACCCCAAGGAGTCCTGGCCGTGGAACACCGTGCAGATCCTCGGTTTCCTCGTCGTGATCGGCCGGCTGGCGATCGCCGAGAGCTCCGGCCTGACCCTCTGGGCGGTCGCGTTCAGCCTGATCCCGGTGTTCGTGTACGCCCCGTACGCGAACGCCTGGGGTGCTGCGGTCCTGCTCGTGGCCATCGGGGCGCTCGGCGACATCGTGTCCCGGCGACGGCGTACGCGGGCACTGCTCGCCGAGAAGGAAGAACTGACCGAACTTGAACGCGCCAAACGGGCAGTCCTGGAGGAGCGCACACGGATCGCTCGCGAGATGCACGACGTGGTCGCCCACCACATGTCGATGATCGCCGTACGGGCCGAGACCGCGCCCTACCGTGTGGGCGAACTGTCCGAGCCGGCGAAGGCGGAGCTCGCGACGATCGCGGACGCGGCACGGGAGGCGCTGACCGACATGCGGCGGCTGCTGGGGGTGCTGCGGGCCGAGGAAGGGGAGGCGCCGCTCGAGCCGCAGCCGGGGTTGGCGCAGCTCGGGGACCTGATCGCGGGGGCGCGGGCGGCGGGGGTCGAGGTCACGTACCACACGTCCGGGTTCTCTCGTGGGGCTGTGGACAACTCGGCGTGCGCTGCCGAGCCTGTGGACAACGCGACGCCCGCCTTGGCGAAAACCGATAGGGTCCCCACCCTGGGTGGGGGAGCTGCGGAGCTCACGGCCTACCGGATCGTGCAGGAAGCGCTGGCCAACGCTGCCCGGCATGCGCCCGGCGGGGCGGTGACGCTCGACGTCGACGGCGGTCCCGACCGGCTCGAGCTGGTCATTCGCAACAAGCTGACCGGGCCCGTCGCGGCCCGCAAAGGGCACGGTCTGGCCGGCATGCGCGAACGGGCCGAACTGCTCGGAGGCACCCTCACCGCCGCCGCCGAGGACGGCCATTTTGTCGTACGGGCAAATCTGCCGTGGGGGGAGCAGCAGTGA
- a CDS encoding SDR family NAD(P)-dependent oxidoreductase, with translation MTAPTAADVLAGIDLTGRTAVVTGGASGIGQAAARALAAAGVHVIVPARRPRPDAVLDVRPMDLTDPASIRAFAATVSRADIVIGSAAVMACPETRVGPGWEAQFATNHLGHYALVMHLWPALLAAGGARVVMVGSGRSPDERIRWDDVHFTRGYDKWAAYGQSKLANILFAHQLDRLGAPSGVRAFSATPGWVLSPLQRHLTKAEMVEAGWIDEDGNARPGLFRTAEQGAATPLWAAVTPVTRGGAFCRDLALTEEYPSDAPEAARLWQLSAHLTGLDLPQISSIRSATELTMRDGRNG, from the coding sequence ATGACTGCTCCGACCGCTGCCGACGTGCTCGCCGGAATCGACCTCACCGGCAGGACCGCCGTCGTGACCGGCGGCGCCTCCGGAATCGGCCAGGCCGCTGCCCGCGCCCTCGCCGCCGCCGGCGTCCACGTGATCGTGCCCGCTCGCCGGCCGCGGCCCGACGCCGTCCTCGACGTCCGGCCGATGGACCTCACCGATCCCGCCTCGATACGCGCGTTCGCGGCCACGGTCAGCCGGGCCGACATTGTCATCGGTAGCGCCGCCGTCATGGCCTGTCCCGAGACCCGGGTCGGCCCCGGATGGGAGGCGCAGTTCGCCACCAACCACCTCGGCCACTACGCGCTGGTCATGCACCTGTGGCCGGCGCTGCTGGCCGCGGGCGGGGCGCGGGTCGTGATGGTCGGCTCGGGCCGATCCCCCGACGAGCGCATCCGCTGGGACGACGTGCACTTCACCCGCGGCTACGACAAGTGGGCCGCGTACGGGCAGTCCAAGCTGGCCAACATCCTCTTCGCCCACCAGCTCGACCGGCTGGGCGCGCCGTCCGGCGTACGGGCGTTCTCGGCGACCCCCGGCTGGGTGCTGAGCCCGCTGCAGCGCCACCTCACCAAGGCCGAGATGGTCGAAGCCGGCTGGATCGACGAGGACGGCAACGCGCGGCCCGGCCTCTTCCGGACCGCCGAACAGGGCGCCGCCACCCCGCTCTGGGCCGCGGTGACCCCGGTGACGCGAGGCGGCGCCTTCTGCCGCGACCTGGCGCTGACCGAGGAGTACCCGTCCGACGCCCCCGAAGCGGCCAGGCTCTGGCAGCTCTCCGCCCACCTGACCGGCCTGGACCTGCCTCAGATCTCGTCGATCAGGTCGGCCACCGAGTTGACGATGCGGGACGGGCGGAACGGGTAG
- a CDS encoding HAD-IIA family hydrolase, with the protein MGRLPGRLLPTPAATRSMMPERKAIESWLTDMDGVLVHEGVPVPGAPEFVQRMKTSGKPFLILTNNSIYTPRDLQARLHRMGIDVPEQSIWTAALATAQFLSGQRPGGTAYVIGEAGLTTAMHAAGYVLTEFDPDYVVLGETRTYSFEQITKAIRLIGGGAKFICTNPDATGPSNEGALPAAGSVAAMISKATGVEPYFVGKPNPMMMRSALNTIEAHSESTAMIGDRMDTDVLCGLEAGLETILVLTGISTRAEADRYPFRPSRIVNSVADLIDEI; encoded by the coding sequence CTGGGACGACTGCCCGGTCGCCTGTTGCCCACCCCCGCAGCGACGAGGAGCATGATGCCCGAGCGCAAGGCCATCGAGAGCTGGCTCACCGACATGGACGGCGTGCTCGTCCACGAGGGTGTGCCGGTTCCGGGCGCCCCCGAGTTCGTGCAACGGATGAAGACGTCCGGCAAGCCGTTCCTGATCCTCACCAACAACTCGATCTACACGCCGCGTGACCTGCAGGCCCGGCTCCACCGCATGGGCATCGACGTCCCCGAGCAGTCGATCTGGACGGCGGCGCTGGCCACGGCCCAGTTCCTTTCCGGTCAACGGCCCGGCGGCACGGCGTACGTGATCGGTGAGGCCGGCCTGACCACCGCCATGCACGCGGCGGGTTACGTGCTCACCGAGTTCGACCCGGACTACGTGGTGCTGGGCGAGACCCGTACGTACAGCTTCGAGCAGATCACCAAGGCGATCCGGCTGATCGGCGGCGGGGCCAAGTTCATCTGTACGAATCCCGACGCGACCGGCCCGTCGAACGAGGGCGCGCTCCCCGCCGCGGGCTCCGTCGCGGCCATGATCTCGAAGGCGACCGGCGTCGAACCGTACTTCGTGGGCAAGCCGAACCCGATGATGATGCGCTCGGCGCTGAACACGATCGAGGCCCACAGCGAGTCCACCGCCATGATCGGCGACCGGATGGACACCGACGTCCTGTGCGGCCTGGAGGCGGGCCTGGAGACGATCCTCGTGCTGACCGGCATCAGCACCCGCGCCGAGGCCGACCGCTACCCGTTCCGCCCGTCCCGCATCGTCAACTCGGTGGCCGACCTGATCGACGAGATCTGA
- a CDS encoding beta-ketoacyl-ACP reductase — MARTVLVTGGNRGIGLAIARAFAKQGDRVAVTHRGSGAPEGLFGVQCDITDPAQVDAAFTEVEKELGPVEVLVANAGITDDTLLLRMSEEQFERVVDTNLKGSFRVTKRASSKMLRAKWGRIIYISSVVGLYGGPGQVNYAASKAGLVGMARSITRELGSRNITANVVAPGFIETEMTAVLSEARQAEIIKAVPAGRLASADEVAAAVTFLASDAAAYINGAVIPVDGGLGMGH; from the coding sequence GTGGCGCGCACGGTATTGGTGACAGGCGGCAACCGGGGCATCGGCCTCGCGATCGCGCGGGCGTTCGCCAAGCAGGGCGACCGGGTCGCGGTCACGCATCGCGGCAGCGGCGCGCCCGAGGGCCTGTTCGGGGTGCAGTGCGACATCACCGACCCGGCGCAGGTCGACGCGGCGTTCACCGAGGTCGAGAAGGAGCTCGGGCCGGTGGAGGTGCTGGTGGCCAACGCCGGCATCACCGATGACACGCTGTTGCTGCGGATGAGCGAGGAGCAGTTCGAGCGGGTCGTCGACACGAACCTGAAGGGCTCGTTCCGGGTCACGAAGCGGGCCAGTTCGAAGATGCTGCGGGCGAAGTGGGGCCGGATCATCTACATCTCGTCGGTGGTGGGGCTGTACGGCGGCCCCGGTCAGGTGAACTATGCGGCGAGCAAGGCCGGCCTGGTCGGCATGGCCCGCAGCATCACCCGTGAGCTGGGCAGCCGCAACATCACGGCGAACGTGGTGGCGCCCGGGTTCATCGAGACGGAGATGACAGCGGTCTTGTCCGAGGCGCGGCAGGCAGAGATCATCAAGGCGGTTCCGGCGGGCCGGCTCGCCAGTGCCGACGAGGTGGCGGCCGCGGTGACCTTCCTGGCGAGCGACGCCGCCGCGTACATCAACGGCGCGGTGATCCCCGTTGACGGCGGCCTCGGCATGGGCCACTGA
- a CDS encoding class I SAM-dependent methyltransferase: MNYDERQHRVYARARALPPETLTEWVRVFALHAPPQRPLAVLDLGSGTGRFTPALAGEFGGPVWGVEPYDRMRAFAEAHAGHDSVTYLAGSATEIPLPDNSCDLVLLFLVLHHVPDHAVAAAEIARVLRPGGRVLIRSLFPDRMPALPWYDYFPGIRLIDEQVFPRLDPLLDTFAAAGLRFVTVDRVQERVADSLGEYRDRLKLRGSSAFERITEEEIVVGFEALDAAVRAERSPRPVEEESDLLVLELAE; encoded by the coding sequence GTGAACTACGACGAACGGCAGCATCGGGTCTATGCGCGGGCTCGAGCGCTGCCACCCGAGACGCTGACCGAGTGGGTGCGCGTCTTCGCCCTGCACGCGCCGCCGCAGAGGCCGCTGGCCGTGCTCGACCTGGGCTCCGGCACGGGCCGGTTCACCCCCGCGCTCGCCGGCGAGTTCGGCGGCCCGGTCTGGGGTGTCGAGCCGTACGACCGCATGCGCGCTTTCGCCGAGGCCCACGCCGGGCACGACTCGGTGACCTACCTGGCCGGCTCGGCCACCGAGATCCCGCTGCCGGACAACAGCTGCGACCTGGTGCTGCTCTTCCTCGTGCTGCATCACGTGCCCGACCACGCCGTGGCCGCGGCCGAGATCGCGCGCGTGCTGCGCCCCGGCGGCCGGGTGCTGATCCGCAGCCTGTTCCCCGACCGCATGCCCGCCCTGCCGTGGTACGACTACTTTCCCGGCATCCGCCTCATCGACGAGCAGGTCTTCCCCCGGCTCGATCCGCTGCTCGACACGTTCGCCGCCGCCGGGCTGCGGTTCGTCACCGTCGACAGGGTGCAGGAACGCGTCGCCGACAGCCTCGGCGAATACCGGGACAGGCTGAAACTGCGCGGATCGTCGGCGTTCGAACGGATCACCGAGGAAGAGATCGTCGTCGGGTTCGAGGCCCTCGACGCGGCGGTGCGGGCCGAACGCAGCCCGCGGCCGGTCGAGGAGGAAAGCGACCTACTGGTCCTCGAGCTTGCGGAGTAA
- a CDS encoding ferrochelatase, which yields MVYDAFVLLSFGGPEKPDDVMPFLRNVVRGRGVPDERLAEVAEHYMHFGGVSPINQQCRDLLAAVRAEFAGAGIDLPAYWGNRNWHPMLADTVAQMRDDGVTHALGFATSAYGGYSSCKQYWEDIAAARAKVGPGAPVISKLRQFWDHPGFVEPHADAVRASLATLDESRRASTRLVFTAHSIPSSMARTAGPDGGRYEAQLNETARLVHAAAAPELSWDLVWQSRSGPPQVPWLEPDINDHLESLAAQNVTDVVVSPIGFVSDHLEVIWDLDNEAADTAKRLGLGYARAATPNVDPRFVSMVRELVQERTGRAPLKRLGTLPVWDDCPVACCPPPQRRGA from the coding sequence GTGGTTTACGACGCCTTCGTCCTGCTGTCCTTCGGTGGTCCCGAGAAGCCCGATGACGTGATGCCGTTCCTGCGCAACGTGGTGCGGGGGCGGGGAGTTCCGGACGAGCGCCTGGCCGAGGTGGCCGAGCACTACATGCACTTCGGCGGCGTCTCGCCGATCAACCAGCAGTGCCGGGACCTCCTCGCCGCCGTCCGCGCCGAGTTCGCGGGCGCCGGGATCGACCTGCCGGCGTACTGGGGGAACCGGAACTGGCATCCGATGCTGGCCGACACCGTGGCGCAGATGCGCGACGACGGCGTCACCCACGCGCTCGGGTTCGCCACCAGCGCGTACGGCGGCTATTCGTCGTGCAAGCAGTACTGGGAGGACATCGCGGCGGCCCGGGCCAAGGTCGGTCCGGGCGCGCCGGTGATCTCCAAGCTGCGCCAGTTCTGGGATCACCCCGGTTTTGTGGAGCCCCACGCCGATGCCGTACGGGCGTCGCTCGCGACCCTGGACGAGAGCCGTCGCGCCTCCACGCGTCTGGTGTTCACCGCGCACTCGATCCCGTCGTCGATGGCCCGCACTGCCGGTCCCGACGGCGGGCGCTACGAGGCCCAGCTCAACGAGACGGCCCGCCTGGTGCACGCGGCCGCCGCGCCCGAGCTGTCGTGGGACCTGGTGTGGCAGAGCCGCTCCGGCCCGCCGCAGGTGCCGTGGCTGGAACCCGACATCAACGACCACCTCGAGTCGCTCGCGGCGCAGAACGTCACCGATGTCGTGGTGAGCCCGATCGGGTTCGTCTCCGACCACCTCGAGGTGATCTGGGATCTCGACAACGAGGCGGCCGACACGGCCAAGCGGCTCGGCCTGGGTTACGCCCGCGCGGCGACCCCCAACGTCGACCCGCGTTTCGTCTCGATGGTGCGGGAGCTCGTCCAGGAGCGGACCGGCCGCGCACCCCTGAAGAGGCTCGGTACGCTGCCGGTCTGGGACGACTGCCCGGTCGCCTGTTGCCCACCCCCGCAGCGACGAGGAGCATGA
- a CDS encoding RNA polymerase sigma factor has translation MSSIEAVWRIESARIVGALTRYTGGDLELAEDVAQEAVAEALEKWPRDGEPDNPVGWLLATARRRAIDAFRRRAARDQKYALLAEEDTDGGDGHLWDPDRIDDDVLSLMFVACHPVLAPEARVALTLRTVGGLSSEEIARAFLVPAPTVQARITRAKKTIAAARVPFEVPPADERKQRLGGVLSVLYVIFTEGSTATAGDTLVRQDLAYEALRLARTLAALLPGEPEVFGLIALCELTAARFPARTGPDGEAILLEQQDRRRWDRSAIRRGLAALGQASAAGRGLGPYGLQAAIAACHANAPSVAETDWERIVLLYEALGRVAPSPVVELNRAVAVAMASGPAPALAMVDELVAKDRLPGSHLLPAVRGELLLRLGRRREAHAELELAARLCGNTQERKVLLRKLEDQ, from the coding sequence GTGAGTTCGATCGAGGCGGTCTGGCGGATCGAGTCGGCCCGCATCGTCGGCGCGCTGACCCGGTACACCGGCGGTGATCTCGAACTGGCCGAGGACGTCGCGCAGGAGGCGGTGGCCGAGGCACTCGAGAAGTGGCCGCGTGACGGCGAGCCGGACAACCCGGTGGGCTGGCTGCTGGCCACGGCCCGGCGGCGGGCGATCGACGCCTTCCGCCGCCGGGCCGCCCGCGACCAGAAGTACGCGTTGCTGGCCGAGGAGGACACAGACGGCGGGGACGGGCACCTGTGGGATCCGGACCGGATCGACGACGACGTGCTGTCGCTGATGTTCGTGGCGTGCCATCCGGTGCTGGCCCCGGAGGCCCGGGTGGCGCTGACCCTGCGGACCGTGGGCGGTCTGTCCAGCGAGGAGATCGCCCGCGCGTTCCTGGTGCCGGCGCCGACCGTGCAGGCGCGCATCACCCGGGCCAAGAAGACGATCGCGGCGGCGCGGGTGCCGTTCGAGGTGCCGCCCGCCGACGAGCGCAAGCAGCGGCTGGGCGGCGTGCTCAGCGTCCTCTACGTGATCTTCACCGAGGGGTCCACGGCGACCGCGGGCGACACCCTGGTGCGCCAGGATCTCGCGTACGAGGCTCTGCGGCTCGCCCGGACCCTGGCCGCGCTGCTGCCCGGCGAGCCGGAGGTGTTCGGGCTGATCGCGCTCTGCGAGCTGACCGCGGCCCGGTTCCCGGCACGCACCGGCCCGGACGGGGAGGCGATCCTGCTGGAGCAGCAGGACAGGCGCCGCTGGGACCGTTCGGCGATCCGCCGCGGGCTGGCGGCGCTGGGTCAGGCTTCGGCGGCCGGTCGCGGTCTGGGCCCGTACGGGTTGCAGGCCGCGATCGCCGCCTGTCACGCGAACGCGCCGTCGGTGGCCGAGACCGACTGGGAGCGGATCGTGCTGCTGTACGAGGCGCTGGGGCGGGTGGCGCCGTCACCGGTCGTCGAGCTGAACCGGGCCGTGGCCGTGGCGATGGCGAGCGGCCCGGCCCCGGCGCTGGCGATGGTCGACGAGCTGGTGGCGAAGGACCGGCTGCCCGGCTCGCACCTGCTGCCGGCCGTACGCGGTGAGCTGCTGCTGCGGCTGGGCCGGCGGCGGGAGGCCCACGCCGAGCTGGAACTGGCCGCCCGGTTGTGCGGCAACACGCAGGAGCGGAAGGTTTTACTCCGCAAGCTCGAGGACCAGTAG
- a CDS encoding response regulator — MIKVLIADDQAMVREGFGALLAAQPDMIVVGDAPDGAAAVAQARELRPDVVLMDVRMPVMDGLEATRRLQDSGPKILILTTFDLDDYVYAALRAGASGFLLKDAPAADLINAVRVVAAGEALLAPKVTRRLIAEFAARPPADRPRPAALNALTPRETDVLLLIARGRSNQEIAEELIVAEQTVKTHIGRILAKLNLRDRAQAVVFAYETGLVVPS; from the coding sequence GTGATCAAAGTCCTCATCGCGGACGACCAGGCGATGGTGCGCGAAGGCTTCGGCGCGTTGCTCGCCGCCCAGCCCGACATGATCGTTGTCGGCGACGCCCCCGACGGCGCGGCGGCTGTGGCCCAGGCTCGCGAGCTGCGCCCCGATGTGGTGCTGATGGACGTGCGCATGCCGGTCATGGACGGGCTGGAGGCCACCCGCCGGCTGCAGGACAGCGGCCCCAAGATCCTGATCCTGACCACCTTCGACCTGGATGATTACGTGTACGCGGCGTTGCGCGCGGGCGCGAGCGGCTTCTTGCTCAAGGACGCCCCGGCCGCCGACCTGATCAACGCCGTACGGGTCGTGGCCGCCGGTGAGGCCCTGCTCGCGCCCAAGGTGACCCGCCGTTTGATCGCCGAGTTCGCCGCCCGCCCGCCGGCCGACCGGCCCCGGCCGGCCGCGCTCAACGCTCTCACGCCGCGCGAGACCGACGTGCTGCTGCTGATCGCCCGCGGGCGGTCCAACCAGGAGATTGCCGAAGAGCTGATCGTGGCCGAGCAGACCGTGAAAACCCACATCGGACGCATCCTGGCCAAACTCAACCTGCGCGACCGGGCGCAGGCTGTCGTTTTCGCGTACGAGACCGGGCTGGTCGTTCCCTCCTGA
- a CDS encoding YciI family protein, whose amino-acid sequence MAKYMLIMRSTDEALAKMVETPFEEMLETVGRFNEELIKAGVLVAAEGLDDAANGVVVDHSGETPVVTDGPYGETKELFGGFYLIDVASKEEAVEWAKRIPAFPGSKTEIRRVPGIDEFPQDNEWIKKERVWREQTGQL is encoded by the coding sequence ATGGCGAAGTACATGCTGATCATGCGGAGCACCGACGAGGCGCTGGCCAAAATGGTGGAGACGCCGTTCGAGGAGATGCTCGAGACGGTCGGCCGTTTCAACGAGGAGCTGATCAAGGCGGGTGTGCTGGTGGCCGCCGAGGGCCTCGACGACGCCGCCAACGGTGTGGTGGTCGACCACTCGGGTGAGACCCCGGTGGTGACCGACGGCCCGTACGGGGAGACCAAGGAGCTGTTCGGGGGCTTCTACCTGATCGACGTCGCCTCCAAGGAGGAGGCGGTCGAATGGGCCAAGCGGATTCCGGCCTTCCCCGGTTCCAAGACCGAGATCCGCCGGGTGCCCGGCATCGACGAGTTCCCCCAGGACAACGAGTGGATCAAGAAGGAGCGGGTCTGGCGCGAGCAGACCGGGCAACTGTGA
- a CDS encoding HNH endonuclease signature motif containing protein, giving the protein MAAVLEDVLQLGEEAAKLAAAPLWPLSDDETGDCLAAAYRLEQAAAALQQRLVRQAETRGLPAAAGARNTAGWLRSRLLLDPGPARELAERAAALARQPAVEQALIEGKLDARQATVIAAAADTVAEGLAELGEPSDDLVQQATNTMVDMAARLPAYQLRRIGERILVHVAPHLAERADELALARQEARAHQARGFTMSTPVAGLVLLSGRLGLEDAAAVQAALHPLCTPAPDDKRSPAQRRADALVDVCRLALRTGELPESGGEPAQVAVTVGFDPLTRALGPATSDTGLRFSAVTARRLACDAKILPVVMGGAGQILDLGRSHRLATGALRRALAIRDGGCAFPDCDRPPRWTDAHHVVGWAEGGATSLENLVLLCRRHHRLIHDPAAGWQVRLGADQRPEFIPPADVDPERRARRNLYHPRL; this is encoded by the coding sequence ATGGCTGCCGTGTTGGAGGACGTGCTGCAGCTGGGTGAGGAAGCGGCGAAGCTCGCCGCGGCTCCGCTGTGGCCGCTGAGCGACGACGAGACCGGGGACTGCCTGGCCGCGGCCTACCGGTTGGAACAGGCTGCGGCGGCGTTGCAGCAGCGGCTCGTGCGGCAGGCCGAAACCCGCGGCCTGCCCGCCGCGGCCGGCGCCCGCAACACCGCCGGCTGGCTCCGGTCGCGGCTCCTGCTCGATCCCGGGCCGGCGCGCGAACTGGCCGAACGCGCCGCTGCGCTGGCCCGGCAGCCCGCCGTCGAACAAGCCCTGATCGAAGGAAAACTGGACGCCCGCCAGGCGACGGTGATCGCCGCCGCGGCCGACACCGTCGCCGAGGGCCTGGCCGAGCTCGGCGAGCCCAGCGACGACCTCGTCCAGCAAGCGACAAACACCATGGTCGACATGGCCGCGCGGCTGCCCGCCTACCAGCTCCGGCGGATCGGCGAACGGATCCTCGTCCACGTCGCCCCGCACCTGGCCGAGCGGGCCGACGAGCTCGCGCTGGCCCGGCAGGAAGCGCGCGCCCACCAGGCCCGGGGTTTCACCATGTCGACCCCGGTCGCCGGGCTGGTCCTGCTGTCCGGGCGGCTCGGCCTGGAAGACGCGGCCGCGGTGCAGGCCGCTCTGCACCCGCTGTGCACTCCCGCCCCGGACGACAAGCGAAGCCCGGCCCAGCGCCGTGCCGACGCCCTCGTCGACGTCTGCCGCCTCGCGCTGCGCACCGGTGAACTGCCGGAAAGCGGCGGGGAACCGGCCCAGGTGGCCGTGACCGTCGGATTCGACCCGCTCACCCGAGCGCTCGGCCCGGCCACCAGCGACACCGGGCTGCGGTTCTCGGCGGTCACCGCGCGGCGGCTGGCCTGCGACGCGAAAATCCTGCCAGTGGTGATGGGCGGGGCCGGGCAGATCCTCGATCTGGGCCGCAGCCACCGCCTCGCCACCGGCGCGCTTCGGCGGGCGCTGGCCATCCGAGACGGAGGCTGCGCCTTTCCCGACTGTGACCGGCCGCCCCGCTGGACCGATGCTCATCACGTCGTCGGATGGGCCGAAGGCGGAGCTACCAGCCTGGAAAACCTGGTGCTGCTGTGCCGGCGCCACCACCGCCTGATCCACGACCCGGCAGCCGGGTGGCAGGTGCGGCTCGGCGCCGACCAGCGGCCCGAGTTCATCCCACCGGCCGACGTCGACCCCGAACGGCGAGCCCGCCGCAACCTGTACCACCCGCGGTTATAG